In Acinonyx jubatus isolate Ajub_Pintada_27869175 chromosome B3, VMU_Ajub_asm_v1.0, whole genome shotgun sequence, a genomic segment contains:
- the ZBTB1 gene encoding zinc finger and BTB domain-containing protein 1 isoform X2, with amino-acid sequence MAKPSHSSYVLQQLNNQREWGFLCDCCIAIDDIYFQAHKAVLAACSSYFRMFFMNHQHSTAQLNLSNMKISAECFDLILQFMYLGKIMTAPSSFEQFKVAMNYLQLYNVPDCLEDIQDADCSSSKCSSSASSKQNSKMIFGVRMYEDTVARNGSEANRWCAEPSSTVNTPHNREPDEESLQLGNFPEPLFDVCKKSSVSKLSTPKERVSRRFGRSFTCDSCGFGFSCEKLLDEHVLTCTNRHSYQNTRSYHRIVDLRDGKDSNIKAEFGEKDSSKTFSTQTDKYRGDPSQAAEDSTSTPGSRKSSTVESELAGEEKSRAAERKRIIIKMEPEDIPTDELKDFNIIKVTDKDCNESTDNDELEDEPEEPFYRYYVEEEIGIKKSGRKTLKPRMSISAEERGGLESMRPPNNSSPVQEDTENASCELCGLTITEEDLSSHYLAKHIENICACGKCGQILVKGRQLQEHAQRCGEPQDLTMNGLGNAEEKMDMEENPDEQSEIRDMFVEMLDDFRDNHFQINSIQKKQLFKHSACPFRCPNCGQRFETENLVVEHMSSCLDQDVFKSAIMEENERDHRRKHFCNLCGKGFYQRCHLREHYTVHTKEKQFVCQTCGKQFLRERQLRLHNDMHKGMASKLKDILLGNISEESYTKTR; translated from the exons ATGGCAAAGCCCAGCCACAGCAGCTACGTCCTTCAGCAGCTAAACAACCAAAGGGAATGGGGTTTTCTCTGTGACTGTTGTATTGCGATCGATGACATTTACTTCCAAGCACACAAAGCAGTTCTGGCTGCCTGTAGCTcctattttagaatgtttttcatGAACCATCAGCACAGTACTGCGCAACTGAATCTCAGCAACATGAAAATTAGCGCCGAGTGTTTTGATCTCATTCTGCAGTTTATGTATTTAGGAAAAATCATGACTGCTCCCTCTAGCTTTGAGCAGTTTAAAGTGGCAATGAACTATCTACAGCTGTACAATGTTCCTGACTGCTTAGAAGACATACAGGATGCAGATTGTTCCAGTTCCAAGTGTTCATCTTCTGCTTCTAGCAAACAGAACAGCAAAATGATCTTTGGGGTAAGAATGTATGAAGACACAGTGGCTAGAAATGGCAGTGAGGCCAATAGGTGGTGTGCAGAACCCAGTTCAACCGTAAATACACCACataacagagagcccgatgaagAGTCTTTACAACTAGGTAATTTTCCGGAACCACTGTTTGATGTCTGTAAAAAAAGTTCGGTGTCCAAATTATCTACTCCAAAAGAACGCGTGTCACGACGCTTTGGACGGAGTTTTACCTGTGACAGCTGTGGATTTGGCTTTAGCTGTGAAAAGTTATTAGATGAGCATGTGCTAACCTGTACTAACAGACATTCGTACCAAAACACAAGATCCTACCACAGAATAGTGGATCTTAGAGATGGAAAAGACAGTAATATCAAAGCTGAGTTTGGTGAAAAGGAttcttctaaaacattttctaCGCAGACGGACAAATACAGAGGAGACCCGAGCCAGGCGGCCGAGGATTCGACTTCAACCCCTGGAAGCAGAAAAAGTAGCACCGTGGAGTCTGAGCTAGCTGGCGAAGAAAAAAGCAGAGCTGCCGAAAGGAAAAGAATCATTATCAAGATGGAGCCAGAAGATATTCCTACAGACGAACTGAAAGACTTTAACATCATTAAAGTTACTGATAAAGACTGTAACGAATCCACTGACAACGACGAATTAGAAGATGAACCTGAAGAGCCATTTTATAGATACTATGTTGAAGAAGAGATCGGTATTAAAAAAAGTGGTAGGAAAACTCTAAAACCTCGGATGTCAATAAGTGCTGAAGAAAGAGGAGGTTTAGAAAGTATGAGGCCCCCTAACAACAGCAGTCCGGTACAAGAGGATACCGAAAATGCGTCTTGTGAGCTGTGCGGACTCACAATCACCGAGGAGGACCTGTCATCCCATTACTTAGCCAAACACATTGAAAATATCTGTGCGTGTGGTAAATGCGGACAGATCCTTGTTAAGGGCAGACAGCTTCAGGAACATGCGCAGAGATGTGGAGAACCCCAAGATCTGACAATGAATGGCTTAGGAAATGCCGAGGAGAAAATGGACATGGAAGAGAATCCTGATGAGCAGTCAGAAATAAGAGATATGTTTGTTGAAATGTTGGACGATTTCAGGGACAATCATTTCCAGATAAACAGTATCCAAAAAAAGCAGTTATTTAAACATTCTGCCTGTCCTTTCCGATGTCCGAATTGTGGCCAGCGTTTTGAAACTGAGAACCTGGTGGTTGAACATATGTCTAGCTGCCTAGACCAAGATGTGTTTAAGAGTGCCATcatggaagaaaatgagagagatcACAGACGAAAGCATTTTTGTAATCTGTGTGGAAAAGGATTTTATCAGCGGTGCCACTTGAGAGAACACTACACTGTTCACACCAAGGAGAAACAGTTTGTCTGTCAGACATGTGGAAAGCAGTTTTTAAGAGAGCGTCAGTTGCGACTGCACAATGATATGCACAAAGGCATGGCCAG CAAACTCAAGGACATACTACTTGGTAACATATCAGAAGAGTCTTATACTAAAACCAGATGA
- the ZBTB1 gene encoding zinc finger and BTB domain-containing protein 1 isoform X1, protein MAKPSHSSYVLQQLNNQREWGFLCDCCIAIDDIYFQAHKAVLAACSSYFRMFFMNHQHSTAQLNLSNMKISAECFDLILQFMYLGKIMTAPSSFEQFKVAMNYLQLYNVPDCLEDIQDADCSSSKCSSSASSKQNSKMIFGVRMYEDTVARNGSEANRWCAEPSSTVNTPHNREPDEESLQLGNFPEPLFDVCKKSSVSKLSTPKERVSRRFGRSFTCDSCGFGFSCEKLLDEHVLTCTNRHSYQNTRSYHRIVDLRDGKDSNIKAEFGEKDSSKTFSTQTDKYRGDPSQAAEDSTSTPGSRKSSTVESELAGEEKSRAAERKRIIIKMEPEDIPTDELKDFNIIKVTDKDCNESTDNDELEDEPEEPFYRYYVEEEIGIKKSGRKTLKPRMSISAEERGGLESMRPPNNSSPVQEDTENASCELCGLTITEEDLSSHYLAKHIENICACGKCGQILVKGRQLQEHAQRCGEPQDLTMNGLGNAEEKMDMEENPDEQSEIRDMFVEMLDDFRDNHFQINSIQKKQLFKHSACPFRCPNCGQRFETENLVVEHMSSCLDQDVFKSAIMEENERDHRRKHFCNLCGKGFYQRCHLREHYTVHTKEKQFVCQTCGKQFLRERQLRLHNDMHKGMARYVCSICDQGNFRKHDHVRHMISHLSAGETICQVCFQIFPNNEQLEQHMDVHLYTCGICGAKFNLRKDMRSHYNAKHLKRT, encoded by the coding sequence ATGGCAAAGCCCAGCCACAGCAGCTACGTCCTTCAGCAGCTAAACAACCAAAGGGAATGGGGTTTTCTCTGTGACTGTTGTATTGCGATCGATGACATTTACTTCCAAGCACACAAAGCAGTTCTGGCTGCCTGTAGCTcctattttagaatgtttttcatGAACCATCAGCACAGTACTGCGCAACTGAATCTCAGCAACATGAAAATTAGCGCCGAGTGTTTTGATCTCATTCTGCAGTTTATGTATTTAGGAAAAATCATGACTGCTCCCTCTAGCTTTGAGCAGTTTAAAGTGGCAATGAACTATCTACAGCTGTACAATGTTCCTGACTGCTTAGAAGACATACAGGATGCAGATTGTTCCAGTTCCAAGTGTTCATCTTCTGCTTCTAGCAAACAGAACAGCAAAATGATCTTTGGGGTAAGAATGTATGAAGACACAGTGGCTAGAAATGGCAGTGAGGCCAATAGGTGGTGTGCAGAACCCAGTTCAACCGTAAATACACCACataacagagagcccgatgaagAGTCTTTACAACTAGGTAATTTTCCGGAACCACTGTTTGATGTCTGTAAAAAAAGTTCGGTGTCCAAATTATCTACTCCAAAAGAACGCGTGTCACGACGCTTTGGACGGAGTTTTACCTGTGACAGCTGTGGATTTGGCTTTAGCTGTGAAAAGTTATTAGATGAGCATGTGCTAACCTGTACTAACAGACATTCGTACCAAAACACAAGATCCTACCACAGAATAGTGGATCTTAGAGATGGAAAAGACAGTAATATCAAAGCTGAGTTTGGTGAAAAGGAttcttctaaaacattttctaCGCAGACGGACAAATACAGAGGAGACCCGAGCCAGGCGGCCGAGGATTCGACTTCAACCCCTGGAAGCAGAAAAAGTAGCACCGTGGAGTCTGAGCTAGCTGGCGAAGAAAAAAGCAGAGCTGCCGAAAGGAAAAGAATCATTATCAAGATGGAGCCAGAAGATATTCCTACAGACGAACTGAAAGACTTTAACATCATTAAAGTTACTGATAAAGACTGTAACGAATCCACTGACAACGACGAATTAGAAGATGAACCTGAAGAGCCATTTTATAGATACTATGTTGAAGAAGAGATCGGTATTAAAAAAAGTGGTAGGAAAACTCTAAAACCTCGGATGTCAATAAGTGCTGAAGAAAGAGGAGGTTTAGAAAGTATGAGGCCCCCTAACAACAGCAGTCCGGTACAAGAGGATACCGAAAATGCGTCTTGTGAGCTGTGCGGACTCACAATCACCGAGGAGGACCTGTCATCCCATTACTTAGCCAAACACATTGAAAATATCTGTGCGTGTGGTAAATGCGGACAGATCCTTGTTAAGGGCAGACAGCTTCAGGAACATGCGCAGAGATGTGGAGAACCCCAAGATCTGACAATGAATGGCTTAGGAAATGCCGAGGAGAAAATGGACATGGAAGAGAATCCTGATGAGCAGTCAGAAATAAGAGATATGTTTGTTGAAATGTTGGACGATTTCAGGGACAATCATTTCCAGATAAACAGTATCCAAAAAAAGCAGTTATTTAAACATTCTGCCTGTCCTTTCCGATGTCCGAATTGTGGCCAGCGTTTTGAAACTGAGAACCTGGTGGTTGAACATATGTCTAGCTGCCTAGACCAAGATGTGTTTAAGAGTGCCATcatggaagaaaatgagagagatcACAGACGAAAGCATTTTTGTAATCTGTGTGGAAAAGGATTTTATCAGCGGTGCCACTTGAGAGAACACTACACTGTTCACACCAAGGAGAAACAGTTTGTCTGTCAGACATGTGGAAAGCAGTTTTTAAGAGAGCGTCAGTTGCGACTGCACAATGATATGCACAAAGGCATGGCCAGGTATGTCTGTTCCATTTGTGATCAAGGAAACTTCAGAAAACATGACCATGTACGGCATATGATTTCTCATTTATCTGCTGGTGAGACTATATGCCAGGTCTGCTTTCAGATTTTCCCAAATAATGAACAGTTGGAACAGCACATGGATGTTCATCTGTATACATGTGGAATATGTGGAGCCAAATTTAATTTGAGGAAAGATATGAGATCACATTATAATGCCAAGCATTTGAAAAGAACATAA
- the ZBTB1 gene encoding zinc finger and BTB domain-containing protein 1 isoform X3, whose protein sequence is MAKPSHSSYVLQQLNNQREWGFLCDCCIAIDDIYFQAHKAVLAACSSYFRMFFMNHQHSTAQLNLSNMKISAECFDLILQFMYLGKIMTAPSSFEQFKVAMNYLQLYNVPDCLEDIQDADCSSSKCSSSASSKQNSKMIFGVRMYEDTVARNGSEANRWCAEPSSTVNTPHNREPDEESLQLGNFPEPLFDVCKKSSVSKLSTPKERVSRRFGRSFTCDSCGFGFSCEKLLDEHVLTCTNRHSYQNTRSYHRIVDLRDGKDSNIKAEFGEKDSSKTFSTQTDKYRGDPSQAAEDSTSTPGSRKSSTVESELAGEEKSRAAERKRIIIKMEPEDIPTDELKDFNIIKVTDKDCNESTDNDELEDEPEEPFYRYYVEEEIGIKKSGRKTLKPRMSISAEERGGLESMRPPNNSSPVQEDTENASCELCGLTITEEDLSSHYLAKHIENICACGKCGQILVKGRQLQEHAQRCGEPQDLTMNGLGNAEEKMDMEENPDEQSEIRDMFVEMLDDFRDNHFQINSIQKKQLFKHSACPFRCPNCGQRFETENLVVEHMSSCLDQDVFKSAIMEENERDHRRKHFCNLCGKGFYQRCHLREHYTVHTKEKQFVCQTCGKQFLRERQLRLHNDMHKGMASGEIGPSKPLEK, encoded by the exons ATGGCAAAGCCCAGCCACAGCAGCTACGTCCTTCAGCAGCTAAACAACCAAAGGGAATGGGGTTTTCTCTGTGACTGTTGTATTGCGATCGATGACATTTACTTCCAAGCACACAAAGCAGTTCTGGCTGCCTGTAGCTcctattttagaatgtttttcatGAACCATCAGCACAGTACTGCGCAACTGAATCTCAGCAACATGAAAATTAGCGCCGAGTGTTTTGATCTCATTCTGCAGTTTATGTATTTAGGAAAAATCATGACTGCTCCCTCTAGCTTTGAGCAGTTTAAAGTGGCAATGAACTATCTACAGCTGTACAATGTTCCTGACTGCTTAGAAGACATACAGGATGCAGATTGTTCCAGTTCCAAGTGTTCATCTTCTGCTTCTAGCAAACAGAACAGCAAAATGATCTTTGGGGTAAGAATGTATGAAGACACAGTGGCTAGAAATGGCAGTGAGGCCAATAGGTGGTGTGCAGAACCCAGTTCAACCGTAAATACACCACataacagagagcccgatgaagAGTCTTTACAACTAGGTAATTTTCCGGAACCACTGTTTGATGTCTGTAAAAAAAGTTCGGTGTCCAAATTATCTACTCCAAAAGAACGCGTGTCACGACGCTTTGGACGGAGTTTTACCTGTGACAGCTGTGGATTTGGCTTTAGCTGTGAAAAGTTATTAGATGAGCATGTGCTAACCTGTACTAACAGACATTCGTACCAAAACACAAGATCCTACCACAGAATAGTGGATCTTAGAGATGGAAAAGACAGTAATATCAAAGCTGAGTTTGGTGAAAAGGAttcttctaaaacattttctaCGCAGACGGACAAATACAGAGGAGACCCGAGCCAGGCGGCCGAGGATTCGACTTCAACCCCTGGAAGCAGAAAAAGTAGCACCGTGGAGTCTGAGCTAGCTGGCGAAGAAAAAAGCAGAGCTGCCGAAAGGAAAAGAATCATTATCAAGATGGAGCCAGAAGATATTCCTACAGACGAACTGAAAGACTTTAACATCATTAAAGTTACTGATAAAGACTGTAACGAATCCACTGACAACGACGAATTAGAAGATGAACCTGAAGAGCCATTTTATAGATACTATGTTGAAGAAGAGATCGGTATTAAAAAAAGTGGTAGGAAAACTCTAAAACCTCGGATGTCAATAAGTGCTGAAGAAAGAGGAGGTTTAGAAAGTATGAGGCCCCCTAACAACAGCAGTCCGGTACAAGAGGATACCGAAAATGCGTCTTGTGAGCTGTGCGGACTCACAATCACCGAGGAGGACCTGTCATCCCATTACTTAGCCAAACACATTGAAAATATCTGTGCGTGTGGTAAATGCGGACAGATCCTTGTTAAGGGCAGACAGCTTCAGGAACATGCGCAGAGATGTGGAGAACCCCAAGATCTGACAATGAATGGCTTAGGAAATGCCGAGGAGAAAATGGACATGGAAGAGAATCCTGATGAGCAGTCAGAAATAAGAGATATGTTTGTTGAAATGTTGGACGATTTCAGGGACAATCATTTCCAGATAAACAGTATCCAAAAAAAGCAGTTATTTAAACATTCTGCCTGTCCTTTCCGATGTCCGAATTGTGGCCAGCGTTTTGAAACTGAGAACCTGGTGGTTGAACATATGTCTAGCTGCCTAGACCAAGATGTGTTTAAGAGTGCCATcatggaagaaaatgagagagatcACAGACGAAAGCATTTTTGTAATCTGTGTGGAAAAGGATTTTATCAGCGGTGCCACTTGAGAGAACACTACACTGTTCACACCAAGGAGAAACAGTTTGTCTGTCAGACATGTGGAAAGCAGTTTTTAAGAGAGCGTCAGTTGCGACTGCACAATGATATGCACAAAGGCATGGCCAG TGGTGAAATAGGGCCTTCTAAACCTCTGGAGAAGTGA